A window of Mucilaginibacter sp. PAMC 26640 contains these coding sequences:
- a CDS encoding phenylalanine--tRNA ligase subunit beta: MKISYNWLKEFIDTDKTPEEISTILTGTGLEVESLDKVQAIPGGLEGLLIGYVVECVSHPNSDHLHITKTDVGGVEPLQIVCGAHNVAAGQKVVVATVGTTIYPTVGEPFKISKSKIRGEASEGMICAEDEIGLGTDHAGIMVLDADAKVGTAAKDYFKLNDDYLYEIGLTPNRADAVSHLGTARDVAAFLKIGITKPDVSAFKVDNNNKAFEVIVENEQAAPRYAGLTITGIKVIESPQWLKERLAVIGVRSINNVVDVTNYVLHELGQPLHAFDAAAIAGNKVIVKTVAEGTVFKTLDDADRKLSADDLMICNAEEPMCIAGVFGGAKSGVNEANTSIFLESAYFNAVSVRKTAKRHGLKTDASFRFERGTDPDMPVFALKRAALLIQQVAGGVISSEIFDHYPNPVAPFEISVSYKNIDRLIGKAIGHEEIKSILKGLDITIVTETEEGLSLKVAPYRVDVTREVDIVEEILRIYGYNNIEIPTQIRASLNNSIRPERDTVQNAIADLLSANGFNEIMNNSLTKSTYSDDLEHAVKILNPLSSDLDVMRQSMLYSGLETVNYNSNRKAADLKLYEFGKIYSFVEEKYVESQRFSIFITGAFKAEQWNGKAVATSFYSLKAVVDGILKKLNITDYTTADHTAAGLAYGLQYLRGNKVLVTFGSVAATALKKADVDKEVFYADFDFDAILKLVRKNVIVYQEVSKFPAVRRDLSMLVDKSVTFRQLKQIAAKTDKKLLKEVNVFDVYVGDKLPAGKKSYALSFILQDTEKTLTDKAIDATMQKLIYNLDKEAGAEIRK; the protein is encoded by the coding sequence ATGAAGATATCTTACAACTGGCTTAAAGAATTTATTGATACGGATAAAACCCCCGAAGAGATCTCAACGATACTCACAGGTACGGGTTTGGAGGTGGAAAGCCTGGACAAGGTACAAGCCATCCCCGGTGGATTGGAAGGCTTGCTGATAGGTTACGTAGTGGAATGTGTCAGCCACCCCAACAGCGATCACCTGCACATCACTAAAACTGATGTGGGCGGCGTTGAGCCATTGCAAATTGTTTGCGGGGCGCATAATGTGGCTGCCGGGCAAAAAGTTGTGGTGGCAACTGTAGGCACCACCATTTACCCCACCGTTGGCGAGCCGTTTAAAATAAGCAAATCAAAAATAAGGGGAGAAGCATCCGAAGGGATGATCTGTGCCGAGGATGAGATAGGTTTGGGTACCGATCATGCAGGTATTATGGTGCTGGATGCTGATGCAAAGGTAGGCACCGCTGCTAAAGATTATTTTAAGCTGAATGATGACTACCTATACGAAATTGGGCTTACACCAAACCGGGCCGATGCAGTATCGCATTTGGGTACGGCAAGGGATGTTGCCGCTTTCTTGAAAATTGGCATCACCAAACCAGATGTTTCTGCCTTTAAAGTGGATAATAACAATAAAGCTTTTGAGGTAATTGTTGAGAATGAACAGGCTGCCCCAAGGTACGCCGGTTTAACCATCACAGGTATTAAAGTAATTGAATCGCCCCAATGGCTTAAAGAACGTTTGGCGGTGATTGGTGTACGCAGTATCAATAATGTAGTGGATGTTACCAATTATGTGCTGCATGAACTTGGGCAGCCCTTGCATGCTTTTGACGCAGCAGCCATTGCCGGTAATAAGGTGATTGTAAAAACGGTAGCGGAAGGCACGGTATTTAAAACGCTGGATGATGCCGACCGTAAGCTAAGTGCAGACGACCTGATGATTTGCAATGCAGAGGAGCCGATGTGTATTGCCGGCGTGTTTGGCGGTGCCAAAAGCGGCGTTAACGAGGCAAATACCAGCATTTTTTTAGAGAGCGCTTATTTCAACGCGGTATCGGTACGTAAAACAGCAAAAAGGCATGGTTTAAAAACCGATGCTTCGTTCCGTTTTGAGCGTGGCACCGACCCGGATATGCCGGTTTTTGCGCTGAAGCGTGCCGCTTTGTTGATACAACAGGTGGCGGGCGGGGTGATCTCTTCGGAGATATTCGATCATTACCCTAACCCGGTTGCTCCTTTCGAGATCAGTGTATCGTACAAAAACATCGACCGGCTGATCGGTAAAGCTATCGGTCACGAGGAGATCAAAAGCATTTTAAAGGGACTGGATATTACCATTGTAACGGAAACAGAGGAAGGCTTAAGCTTAAAAGTGGCGCCTTACCGGGTTGATGTAACGCGGGAGGTGGATATTGTGGAGGAGATTCTGCGGATCTACGGCTACAATAACATCGAGATCCCTACCCAGATCAGGGCATCATTGAATAACTCCATCCGCCCGGAGCGCGATACGGTACAAAATGCTATTGCTGATTTGTTGAGTGCAAATGGTTTCAACGAGATCATGAACAACTCGCTTACCAAATCAACCTACTCGGACGATTTGGAACATGCCGTGAAAATTTTGAACCCGTTAAGCAGCGATCTGGATGTGATGCGCCAGAGTATGCTTTACTCTGGATTGGAAACTGTTAATTACAACAGTAACCGCAAGGCAGCCGATTTAAAACTTTATGAGTTTGGCAAGATCTATAGCTTTGTTGAAGAAAAATATGTGGAGTCTCAGCGCTTTTCTATTTTTATCACCGGCGCATTCAAAGCTGAGCAATGGAACGGCAAGGCAGTAGCCACATCTTTTTACAGCCTAAAAGCGGTAGTTGATGGGATCCTCAAAAAACTCAACATAACTGATTATACCACCGCTGATCATACTGCAGCGGGTTTGGCTTACGGGCTGCAATACCTGCGGGGTAACAAGGTGCTGGTAACGTTCGGTTCGGTAGCAGCAACAGCTTTAAAAAAGGCCGATGTGGATAAGGAAGTTTTTTATGCCGACTTTGATTTTGATGCCATTTTGAAACTGGTTCGAAAGAACGTGATCGTGTATCAGGAAGTGAGCAAGTTCCCGGCGGTAAGGCGCGATTTGAGTATGCTGGTGGATAAGTCAGTTACCTTTAGGCAGTTGAAACAAATAGCTGCCAAAACCGATAAGAAATTATTAAAAGAGGTAAATGTTTTTGATGTGTATGTGGGCGATAAGCTGCCGGCGGGTAAGAAATCATACGCGCTGAGTTTTATATTACAGGACACGGAAAAAACTTTAACCGATAAAGCGATTGATGCAACTATGCAGAAATTAATTTATAATTTAGACAAAGAAGCAGGAGCGGAGATCAGAAAATAA
- a CDS encoding cell division protein ZapA, translating to MGEISIKINIADRVYPLKVNMEEEEIIRRAAKLINDRIKEYQENYAVRDKQDLLSMCVLHYATSSLKADKKVTTDDSEVTEKVYQLDHLLTEFFSKQ from the coding sequence ATGGGAGAAATCTCAATAAAAATAAATATTGCCGACCGCGTTTACCCCTTGAAGGTGAACATGGAAGAGGAAGAGATAATAAGAAGGGCAGCCAAGCTGATCAATGACCGCATAAAAGAGTATCAGGAGAACTATGCGGTACGCGATAAACAGGATTTGCTTTCGATGTGTGTGTTGCACTACGCAACATCATCATTAAAAGCTGATAAAAAAGTTACTACGGATGATTCTGAAGTAACCGAAAAGGTTTATCAGTTGGATCATTTACTGACCGAGTTTTTTTCTAAACAATAA